In Halanaerobium praevalens DSM 2228, the DNA window TATAGGTTAGCTGCATATTAATCACCTTTGATTTTCAATGTAGTGTTGGATAGTTTCAGAACTCACATTACCTGCAGTAGCTACAAAATATGCTCTAGTCCAAATAGAACCTTTAATATTCAACTCTGGAAAGTGCTTTGATATTCTCCCTCCAGTAGTACCTTTAATGATATTCATTAGCTTACTGGGAGAATACTTAGGCAAAGCTGATATAAAAAGGTGTATATGATCTGGCATTATTTCAGTAGCCAATACTTCAAATTTATGCTTATCAGCTAATTCATTGATAGTATCTAAGGTTAATTGTTTAATTTTAGGATTATCTAAAATATGTTTTCTATATTTAGGAATCCATATAAAATGATAATTTAAAAGAAACTTTGCATGTCTTGTGTTTTTATAGGTATTCATTATTAAAATCTCCTAAATGTTAGCTGTTAAACACATTATATCATAAACATATGTTTATTTTCAAGAACATATTATACAAAATTTTAATTTCCACATTGACTAAAAATTAAAATAGCTGATTCATCCCCGCCCATTATCATAGGCGAGGCTTTCTCAGCTATAATTCGGTAATTATTTCTACAATATTAGTTACAATTAAAGAAAATAAAAACTTTAAATTCAAATAAACTTAAAGCAAATAGCAAAATTTCTTCTAGATCTATTATTTCAACATATTTGGGAGTGGCTATATCCATGGTGGATATCCTGGACTTCAAATCCAGTGGCAGGCAGGCGGACCTGTCTGTGGTGGGTTCGATTCCCACACATTCCCGCCAAATTTTATTTTTTATATTTTATAATAATTTCGCTATTTACTTTAGATAGAATTATTTATTCTTTCCTTTTTTTCTAAATAAATCAATAAACTCATTTTTATTTTTGGCTTCAATTAATTTTGTTCTAAAATTATTGTCTCTTAACAAGCTAACTAAAGTAGAAACCAATTTTAAATATTGAGGAGAATAGCCTTCATAATCTGCTACCATAAAAATTAATTTTACTTTTTGACCATCTAAACTATTATATTTAAGTCCATTTTTTACCCGAGCAACTGCTAAAGAAAGTTCTTTGACAGTTTTGCTTTTACCATGTGGAACAGCAATTTGACGTCCAAAACCAGTACTTCCTTCTTTTTCTCGCTTGAAAATTTTGTTTAAAAAATCTGTTTCTGACTTAATCTTATTTTCTTTTTTAAACATCTGCACCATTTTGCTTAAAGCATCTTCTTTGTTAACTGGATTAAAATCTAAATTAATCAAATCTTCAGACAAAAACTCTTCTATTTGCATTTATTTGGCCTCCTCTGCTTATTATAAATTATATAATAATTTTAAACTCTTTGCCAATTAATTAGCTTAAGAACAAAATCTCCTTTGGTATAATTTCCTAGACATTAAAAACCCCCCATATTTAAATGGAGGGTTGGACTAATTCTATATAGCATAGATTATTAAGAAGCTATATTTTTTATTTTATCAACAAAATATTGATGAAAAATTGTACTAGTTGTTAATTCAGGATGAAAAGAAGTTCCAATTAGATACTTGGTTTCTACTGCCAAAATTTTGTTATCCTTTTGATATAAAATTTCAACATCTGGACCAATTTCTTTGATTAGTGGTGCTCTAATATAAACTAATTCTTGTGTTTGTTCAGAGACTTTAGGAATTACATCCTTTTCAATAAAGCTATTGAGTTGACTACCAAAAGCATTTCTTTGAACTTTAATATTAAGTAATTCCAATTGTTCTTTTTCTTCTCCTTCAACTTCTTGGGCCATTAAAATTAAGCCAGCACAACTTCCCCAGATTATGTTTTTTTGTTGGTGAAAATTTTTGAGAGCTGCTGAAAAATTATATTCTTTAATCAGTTTTCTCATAGTAGTACTTTCACCACCAGGAATAATTAGTCCTTTACAGTCAGCCAAAGCTGTTGGTTTTTTAATAGCTTTTGCTTTAACACCTCTAATTTGATTTAAATGATTTAAATGTTCAGCTACTCCACCTTGCAGTGCTAAAACTCCAATTGTAACTTCCATTTTACCAGCCCCGATCAGCCATTTTTTCGGCATCTGTTAAACCATTAATATCAATACCAGACATTGCTTTACCAAGATTTTCAGATGCTTCAGCAATGATTTTTGGATCATCAAAATGAGTTGTTGCTTTGACAATTGCAGCTGCTCTTTTAACAGGATTACCAGAACGGAAAATACCTGAACCAACAAAGACACCATCACAACCTAACTGCATCATTAAAGCAGCATCTGCTGGTGTTGCAATACCTCCGGCAGCAAAATTAACTACTGGTAATTTTCCGTTTTCAGCAGCATATTCTACTAATGCAAAAGGAGCCTGCATATCTTTGGCTGCTGTCATTAATTCTTCACTATCTAAAGTAGTTAATCTCTTAATTTGGGAATTAATTTTTCGCATATGGCGTACTGCTTCAACTACATTACCAGTCCCAGCTTCTCCTTTAGTTCTAATCATTGCTGCTCCTTCACCAATTCTTCTTAAAGCTTCACCTAAATTGGTGGCTCCACAAACAAAAGGAATCTCAAATTTTCTTTTATCAATATGAAAAGCTTCATCAGCTGGAGTTAAAACTTCACTTTCATCAATATAATCAATTTCTAAAGATTCTAATATTTGAGCTTCTACAAAATGTCCAATTCTAACTTTAGCCATTACTGGAATTGATACGGTTTCTACAATTTCTTTAATCATTTCTGGATCAGACATTCTAGCAATTCCACCTTCTTTGCGAATATCAGCTGGAACTTTTTCTAGGGCCATCACAGCAACTGCACCTGCTTCTTCGGCAATTTTTGCCTCTTCAGCAGTGGTTACATCCATAATAACTCCACCTTTTAACATTTGAGCTAAGTTTTTGTTTAGACGATATTTTTCTGACATAAATATTCTCCTCCTGATTGATTAATTTTAATTGTAATGATACAATATAAGTAAATAGCTTGATTTATGTTTTTTACTAATACAATTATAGAATAAAACAATACAAAATGTCAAATTATAATACAATATTTTTTTATTTATTTCGTACTAATACAATTTTAAAGGTGAGGTGGAAAAAATGCTTGATCTTAATTTAGATGCAGCAAGTAATTCTGCTCTTTATATCCAACTTTATAAAAAATTAAAAAATAAAATACAAAATGATTTAGAAGCTAATACAAAATTACCACCAATTAGAAAACTAGCAACAGCAGTTGGAGTAAATCCAGCTACAGTTGTTAAAGCATATGATATGTTAGCAAATGAAGAGATAATTTATAAGAAAGTAGGTAGTGGAAGCTTTGTGGCCCCAACTAAGAAGATAGTTGAAACTAAAAATCGGCATGATATGTTGAAACATGGTCAAATTAAATTAGCAGAAAGTATTAACTTTGCTAGTGCAACTCCTAGTAATGATTTATTTCCTGTAGCAGATTTTAAATATGCTATTAATCAGGTATTAGAGCGTGATCAGGGTGAAGCTTTTAGTTATCAAAAAAGCCAGGGCTTTTTAGCTTTGAGAAAATCTATTCAAAAATATTTTGCTCAGCAAGGTATTAATTCTGCTTTAAAACAGATTCAGGTTGTTTCAGGTGCACAGCAGGCTATTGATATTATAAGTAAAATAATGTTAGATTATGGAGATCAAATTATAGTTGAAGATCCCACTTATTTTGGAGCTTTACAGGCCTTTAATTCTCGAAAAGCAGCAATAAAAAGTATTAAAATGGAGCAGGATGGAGCTGATTTAGAAGCAATGGAAGCATATTTAAAGAAAAATAGAATAAAGTTTTTCTTTACTATGCAAAACTTTCAAAATCCAACTGGTGTTAACTGGAGTCAAGCTAAACAGCAGCAGCTTTTAGATTTAGCTGAAAAATATGATTTTTATATTATTGAAGATGATATTTTGTCTGATCTGTATTATACTGCAGAAAAAAGTAGTATTTTAAAAGAATATGATAAGCAGGATAGAGTTATTTATATTAAAAGCTTTTCTAAAGTTTTTATGCCTGGTTTAAGGCTAGCTTTTATTATTTTGCCAGAGAGATTATTAGCTCAAATTTTAGAGGCCAAATATGCAACTGATATTTCGAGCGGTGGTTTAACTCAAAGAGCTTTTGATTACTATTTAAGGGCTGGTTTATTAGATAAGCATATTGAATTACAGCGGAATTTATTCAAAAAAAGATTTGAAATAATGAAGGCGGAATTAAAAAAAGAGCTGGCTGAGGCAGTGGAAATAGTTTTTCCAACAAAAGGAGGCCTTTATCTATGGCTAAAATTTGTTAAAAATGTAGATAGTAAAAAATTGTATCAGCAGGCAGTTGCCAAAGGACTTGTTTTTTCTCCTGGTTATCTATTTTCTTTAAACTCAGATTTTGGAAATCATTTAAGATTAAGTTTTGCCGCAGTTGACAGTCAAGAAATAAAAAGAGGAGTCCAAATTTTAAAAGAGATATATTTAAATCATGCTCACTTAAATCAAAAAACTGAGCAGGAATATAGTCCTTTAATTTAATTTAAAGGAGTTTAGAAAATTAAAAATAAATCTAACTTGACTTTAAAAAATCATTCTGTTAAGATGAAATTGTAAATTAAAAATTAAATTTGTACCTCATATAATAGTGGGAATATGGCCCACAAGTCTCTACCGGATACCGTAAATAGTCCGACTATGAGGGAAGTGTACCTAGGTTCCCGCAGTATAAGGGTGATAATTCTAGTTCTTTCGTTTGTGAAAAGACTATAACTATAAATCTTTAGCAAGCGCTGGCTGGTCCGAGCGGTACAGATATTGTTATATTACACCGAAGGGATAAAAGCCCAGGCGGGGAGGTTCTACTCATTCCAAAAAGTAGAGTCTTCCTACCTGGGCTATTTTTATTTATATATTGGTACCTGGTTAAAGTACATAAAATCACAAAGTGAATTGGAGTGGATATAATGAACATCCTTCTTATTGGCAGTGGTGGTAGAGAACATGCTCTTGCCTGGAAATTAGCTCAAAGTAAAAAAGTAAAAGAATTATATATAGCAGCTGGTAATCCTGGTACTGCTCAATATGGTCAAAATCTAAACTTTGATCAAAATAATCAGAAAGCACTATTAGAATTTGCCTTAAAAGAAAAAATTGATATTACAGTAGTTGGACCAGAGGCACCACTAGCAGCAGGAATTGTTGATCTTTTTGAAAAACATGGACTTCAAGTTTTTGGCCCAAATCAGAGTGCGGCTCGGCTGGAGAGTTCTAAAACTTTTGCTAAAAATTTAATGCAGAAATATCAGATTCCAACTGCAGAATATAAAAGTTTTAAAGAAGCTGAAAAGGCAGCAGCTTATATTAGAGAAAAAGGAGCTCCAATAGTAGTTAAAGCTTCAGGCTTAGCAGCAGGTAAAGGGGTAATTGTTGCTCAAACAGAAGCAGAAGCTTTAAAAGCAGTTAAAACAATTATGAAAGATGAAAAATTTGGAAAAGCAGGTGAAAAAGTAGTTATTGAAGAATTTTTAAGCGGAGAAGAAGCAACTATTCTTGCTTTTTGTGATGGCCAGACTATAATACCTATGCTTGCTTCTCAAGATCATAAAGCCGCTTATGATGGTGGCAGTGGACCAAATACTGGTGGAATGGGCGCTTATGCTCCGGCTCCTGTAGTCACTGAACAAGTTAAAACTTATTTTAAAAATGAAATTATGGAACCAACACTCAAAGCCCTTCAGCAAGAAAAACTAAATTTTAAGGGAATTATCTATTTTGGCTTGATGATTAAAGCAGGTAAAGCTAAGGTATTAGAATATAATGTGCGTTTTGGTGATCCAGAAGCACAAGTAATATTACCTTTATTAAAAACAGATTTAGTAGATATTATAGAAGCAGTTATTAATTGTAATCTAGCTCAGACTGAAATTAATTGGAAAAATAAAAAAGCAGTTGCAGTGGTAATGGCCTCAGCTGGTTATCCCTTAAATCACAAAAAAGGTAAAGAAATTAGAGGGCTTAAAGCAGCAGCAAAATCTGAGGATTTAATTGTTTTTCAAGCAGGAACAAAATTTGCAGCAGAAAAAATTTTAACAGCTGGTGGTCGAGTTCTGGCAGTTACTGCTTTAGGTAATGATTTTGCTAAAGTTATAGAAAAGGCATATGCAGGTGTAGCCAAAATTGATTTTGAAGGTTTTCAGATTCGCAATGATATTGGCCAAAAAGCACTTGCAAAATAAATTTAAGCTGGAGGTTATAAATTGAAATTTAAAGATAAAACCAAACAAAAAATTGGGATTATTGGTGGGGGCCAATTAGGAAAAATGATGATTTTGGCAGCTAAAAAAATGGGATTTTATATTACAATTTTAGATCCCAGCAAAGATTGTCCAGCTCACAGTATAGCTGATCAACATTTGATTGCTGACTTTGATGATAGCCAGGCAGTTAAAAAATTGGCTCAAAAATCAGATTTAATAACTTATGAATTTGAACATATAAATGTTGAAATTTTAAAAAAACTGCAAGCTGCAGCTTATCAAGTTTATCCAACTGCCCATAGTTTAGAAATTATTCAGGATAAATATCAGCAAAAAAA includes these proteins:
- the tnpA gene encoding IS200/IS605 family transposase — protein: MNTYKNTRHAKFLLNYHFIWIPKYRKHILDNPKIKQLTLDTINELADKHKFEVLATEIMPDHIHLFISALPKYSPSKLMNIIKGTTGGRISKHFPELNIKGSIWTRAYFVATAGNVSSETIQHYIENQR
- a CDS encoding PTS sugar transporter subunit IIA, whose amino-acid sequence is MQIEEFLSEDLINLDFNPVNKEDALSKMVQMFKKENKIKSETDFLNKIFKREKEGSTGFGRQIAVPHGKSKTVKELSLAVARVKNGLKYNSLDGQKVKLIFMVADYEGYSPQYLKLVSTLVSLLRDNNFRTKLIEAKNKNEFIDLFRKKGKNK
- the pdxT gene encoding pyridoxal 5'-phosphate synthase glutaminase subunit PdxT — encoded protein: MEVTIGVLALQGGVAEHLNHLNQIRGVKAKAIKKPTALADCKGLIIPGGESTTMRKLIKEYNFSAALKNFHQQKNIIWGSCAGLILMAQEVEGEEKEQLELLNIKVQRNAFGSQLNSFIEKDVIPKVSEQTQELVYIRAPLIKEIGPDVEILYQKDNKILAVETKYLIGTSFHPELTTSTIFHQYFVDKIKNIAS
- the pdxS gene encoding pyridoxal 5'-phosphate synthase lyase subunit PdxS — translated: MSEKYRLNKNLAQMLKGGVIMDVTTAEEAKIAEEAGAVAVMALEKVPADIRKEGGIARMSDPEMIKEIVETVSIPVMAKVRIGHFVEAQILESLEIDYIDESEVLTPADEAFHIDKRKFEIPFVCGATNLGEALRRIGEGAAMIRTKGEAGTGNVVEAVRHMRKINSQIKRLTTLDSEELMTAAKDMQAPFALVEYAAENGKLPVVNFAAGGIATPADAALMMQLGCDGVFVGSGIFRSGNPVKRAAAIVKATTHFDDPKIIAEASENLGKAMSGIDINGLTDAEKMADRGW
- a CDS encoding PLP-dependent aminotransferase family protein is translated as MLDLNLDAASNSALYIQLYKKLKNKIQNDLEANTKLPPIRKLATAVGVNPATVVKAYDMLANEEIIYKKVGSGSFVAPTKKIVETKNRHDMLKHGQIKLAESINFASATPSNDLFPVADFKYAINQVLERDQGEAFSYQKSQGFLALRKSIQKYFAQQGINSALKQIQVVSGAQQAIDIISKIMLDYGDQIIVEDPTYFGALQAFNSRKAAIKSIKMEQDGADLEAMEAYLKKNRIKFFFTMQNFQNPTGVNWSQAKQQQLLDLAEKYDFYIIEDDILSDLYYTAEKSSILKEYDKQDRVIYIKSFSKVFMPGLRLAFIILPERLLAQILEAKYATDISSGGLTQRAFDYYLRAGLLDKHIELQRNLFKKRFEIMKAELKKELAEAVEIVFPTKGGLYLWLKFVKNVDSKKLYQQAVAKGLVFSPGYLFSLNSDFGNHLRLSFAAVDSQEIKRGVQILKEIYLNHAHLNQKTEQEYSPLI
- the purD gene encoding phosphoribosylamine--glycine ligase; its protein translation is MNILLIGSGGREHALAWKLAQSKKVKELYIAAGNPGTAQYGQNLNFDQNNQKALLEFALKEKIDITVVGPEAPLAAGIVDLFEKHGLQVFGPNQSAARLESSKTFAKNLMQKYQIPTAEYKSFKEAEKAAAYIREKGAPIVVKASGLAAGKGVIVAQTEAEALKAVKTIMKDEKFGKAGEKVVIEEFLSGEEATILAFCDGQTIIPMLASQDHKAAYDGGSGPNTGGMGAYAPAPVVTEQVKTYFKNEIMEPTLKALQQEKLNFKGIIYFGLMIKAGKAKVLEYNVRFGDPEAQVILPLLKTDLVDIIEAVINCNLAQTEINWKNKKAVAVVMASAGYPLNHKKGKEIRGLKAAAKSEDLIVFQAGTKFAAEKILTAGGRVLAVTALGNDFAKVIEKAYAGVAKIDFEGFQIRNDIGQKALAK